The segment TGCTGTATAACTCACCCAAAATGGAGACAGTACAATCACCTCATCTCCTGGATCGAGGATAGAAAGAAATATATTGGCAATAGACTGCTTTGCTCCATTGGATACTACTATCTGATCTGGAGAATAATTCAGTCCATTTTCGTTTTTAAACTTGTCAGAAATGGCTTGTCTCAGGTCTAAATAACCATTAACTGGTGGGTAGGCGAAATATTTTTCTGAATCGATCGCTGCCTTTGCACCATCTTGGATGTGCTTTGGCGTTTTGAAATCAGGTTCACCTAAGCTAAGACTGATTACGTCGATTCCATTTTCTTTTAATTCTCTAGCCTTGGCGGCCATAGCCAGAGTGGCAGACTCTGCCATGTTTTTGATTCTGTTTGAAACTTGTTCCATCTCTTGTTTTCAATCTAAAATTTGATGGTGCAAAACTAGACAAGCTTTAGACAAGGTCGAAAGGAATGAGTTTTAAAATTTTAACACTCTGGTTAAAGTTTGTTCAGAATAGGTGCAAGTTGACAATTATTATGGATGATCAACCCATTCGCAATACTCAACTCTGGATTTTCTGGGCTCGTGCCTCTGTCTATCCTAGATTCTAAAATCCACCTTGGTTGTACACAGTCCTGGTGATGATACTACGTCCCAGTGTCACTTCATCAGCATACTCCAGCTCTCCTCCTACGGGAATTCCTCTGGCAATGCTAGATATTTTCACATTGGCTGCTTCGAGTTTTCTAGAGATATAAAATGACGTGGTGTCACCTTCCATGGTAGCACTCAGTGCCAAAATCACCTCCTTGATTTCTCCCGCAGATGCCTCTACTCTTTTGATCAAAGAGTCAATATGTAAATCTTCTGGCCCCACCCCTTCTATAGGTGAAATAACCCCTCCCAACACATGAAACATCCCTTTGTACTGCCCTGTGCTCCGAATCGCCAGCATATCTGGCGTATCTACCACCACACAAATCACCGACACATCGGTATTGATTGTACGACAGGTACAATCGATACTATGGGAGATGATATGGCAAGTCTGGCAATACTTGGTTTCCTTTCTGAGTCTCAGCAAAGCTGCCGACAAATCTTCTGTGGTAGATTCTCGCTCCTTTAGCAGATGAAGAACCAATCTCAACGCGGTCTTCTTCCCTATTCCAGGCAGCTTTGAGATTTCTCGGACTGCTTCTTCTATTAGTTCGTTTGGAAACTCCATGCCGCAAGTTAGACGATCATGGCATTGATACCTGCATCCAGAATGGCTTCTTTCATGGGTTTTAGGTCGAGATAAGTTCCTTTCTTGACCTCACACTTTCCGTTGAAATGGATGATATACGTACACTGTTCTGCTTGAATCCTTTCGTGCTTGCAGACTTTGATCAAAGTGTCAATGACGTGATCAAATGAATTGACTTCATCATTGAATACAACCAAGCCTTTGCCCTCTTCTACGTTTTCTTCAACTAGTACAAATTCTTCTTCTTCAAACTGCCAAGACATATTTTACAAAAATTTATTTCTCCACAAAATTAGAATAAAGACAATAAAGTCTAAATTTATTTCTCATTAAAACCCGCAAAGTAGTTGCCGAGACAATGGCATGAAATTGGCTAAACATTCAAAAAATGATACATAATGAATAAATATCTATTGACGCTTCTTGGATTGCTAGTACTATTTTCGACCACCACTCAGGCCCAGAGTAAGAAGAAAAAAAAGAAATTACAAGAGGTCAATTTGGTCATCACCACAGCCCAAAGTTACTTGGGAACCCCCTACCAATATGGTGGGACCAGCTCCAGAGGCATTGACTGTAGTAGTTTGATTCAAAACTCCTACTCGCAAGCAGGTTACACTGTACCGCGCACTTCAAAAGACCAATCCAAATACGGCAAAAAAGTAAGCCTCAACCGTGTCAAGCCTGGTGATGTAGTATTCTTTAAATTCAAGAAAAAAGGCGACAAATGGCTTCATAGTGGGTTGATCACCTCCACCGACTCGGACAAAGTATATTTTATCCACGCATCCTCCTCCAAAGGTGTCGTACAGTCAGACCTCTACGCTGACTACTACAAATCCAGAATAAGAACAATCCGTAGGGTGATTAAATAGAAACAAGATTCAAGAACCAAGACTCAAGATACGAGATTGGAATTCTCATCAATCAACGCTATCATCTCTGACACCTGATCTCTTGTGAACCAGATGAAATCTTCGTCTTTTTTGAACCAGGTCATTTGGCGTTTGGCATAGCGGCGAGAGTTTCTTTTGAGGAGCCGGATGGCCTCTTCTTTGTCATAATCCCCATCGAGGTAACCAAAAATCTCACGGTAACCTACAGTCTGTAGTGCATTGAGTTGGCGGTGTTCATAGAGTGCGTGGGCTTCTTCAAATAACCCATTGGCGATCATCACATCCATGCGCTGATCGATCCGCTCATAGAGTGCATCACGATCTTCTTCTATTCCAACCTTCAATATCCGGTATGGTTTGACTGTCGATTTTCCTTTCGCCACACGAAATGATGAAAAAGGCTGTTTCGTATATCGAATCACTTCCAAGGCACGAATAACTCGCTGGTGATTGTGCCGATCCACCTGATTATAATATTCCAAGTCATGTACTTTCAACTCCTCCAACAGTACGTCCAAACCGTTTGCTTCGAAATCCTCTTTTAACTGCTCTCTGACTGATGTAGGGATCTCTGGCATCTCATCTAATCCTTCGCACAGTGCTTTGATATAAAGCCCTGACCCTCCTACCACAAACACCACTGGATGTCGCTCGAACAATTGCATCACCAACCGATCGGCTTCCTCTGCAAAACTGGCTGCATCATATACTTGATGGATCGTATGGGAATTGATGAAATGATGTGGTACAGCAGCCAGTTCATTCTCTGACGGTTTGGCCGTCCCAATCTCCATCTCACGATAAAACTGTCTCGAATCCGCTGATAAAATCACACTTTGGTAATGACGTGCCAACTCAATAGAAACAGCTGTTTTCCCTATTGCCGTTGGCCCAGCGATGACCACTAAAAGAGGTGTTTTCATCCATCAAAGATAGACCCCTCGCTATTTATTTGTCACAATTATTCAGGATTATACAAAGACAAATTCAACATGAATCTAAAAGCAAAACCAACAAAGACAGAAAGAAACATGGCCTCTCCATCCTACTGACCGTCAACTGTCAACAGCTGACTTGATAGAAAATCAAACGAGGCTATGACTTTGATTTATAAACTTAATAATTCAAGTCAAAATTTACTATTTCAAAACATATCAGATATATTAGCCATGCAGCGAAAAAGTTATGTACCTGAATTTTCGACAAGTTCGAATCAAACCAATCGCCTTCTAAGAGAAATTTCAACCCAGAGCCTAATGCTTCCAATGGAAACAAATGACACCATGAGTAGGAAAACCGAAGTTGTGGAAAATAGTAAGAATGAGAAAAACCCCGCAATGAGCAAATTAGTTTTTAGACCTACCAGAATCACTCCTCTCATTTTTTTTGATCCAGATAGAGGACTATTGGAACTCCGAGGAAAATCTAGTCCCGAAAATGCAATCGGTTTTTACAGCAAACTCATCAACGGAATTGAAGCTTTTGCCGAACATGGTGACAGAGGACTGGTTGCCAATTTTAAACTTGAATACTTTAACACCAGTTCTTCCAAATGCATTTTTGACATTCTGAAAAAACTGATGTTGATCGAGAAAAATGGAAAAAAACTATCCATCAACTGGTACTACGAAGAGTATGATGAGGATATGCAAGAAGCAGGCGAAGACTATGCGGACTTGCTCGGCACAACCTTCAACTACATAGAAACGGTTTACTAGACACTAGTAGTTAGATTTTAGACGCTAGACCTAGACTTTAGAATCAAATAGATCTGTCGGTATCGAACTGCTCTAGGTAGTCTGCTACACGCCTCACAAACATGCCGCCCAAAGCACCGTCTACCACCCTGTGATCATAGGAGTGTGACAAGAACATCTTGTGTCGAATACCTATAAAATCTCCCTGTGGTGTCTCTATCACTGCTGGCTTTTTGACTATCGTACCAAGCGCCAAAATGCCTACCTGTGGCTGAACCAATATCGGTGTCCCCATGACATTGCCAAAAGAACCGACATTGGAAATCGTATAAGTACCCTCACTCAAATCATCAGGTGTCAATTTGTTATCTCTTCCTCTTTTGGCAAGATCATTGACCGCAAATGACAATTCCTTCAACCCTTGTCTATCAGCATTTTTGATTACTGGCACGATCAGATTACCTGATGGCAATGCAACAGCCATCCCAATATTGATATTACCCTTTTTGATGATTTTGCTCCCTTCTACTTGCACATTGATCATCGGATAGTCCCTAATCGCATTGGCTACTGCCTCTATAAATATCGGCGTAAACGTCAATGCCTGACCATGTT is part of the Reichenbachiella agarivorans genome and harbors:
- a CDS encoding ATP-dependent Clp protease adaptor ClpS encodes the protein MSWQFEEEEFVLVEENVEEGKGLVVFNDEVNSFDHVIDTLIKVCKHERIQAEQCTYIIHFNGKCEVKKGTYLDLKPMKEAILDAGINAMIV
- a CDS encoding DUF1987 domain-containing protein encodes the protein MSKLVFRPTRITPLIFFDPDRGLLELRGKSSPENAIGFYSKLINGIEAFAEHGDRGLVANFKLEYFNTSSSKCIFDILKKLMLIEKNGKKLSINWYYEEYDEDMQEAGEDYADLLGTTFNYIETVY
- the recR gene encoding recombination mediator RecR — translated: MEFPNELIEEAVREISKLPGIGKKTALRLVLHLLKERESTTEDLSAALLRLRKETKYCQTCHIISHSIDCTCRTINTDVSVICVVVDTPDMLAIRSTGQYKGMFHVLGGVISPIEGVGPEDLHIDSLIKRVEASAGEIKEVILALSATMEGDTTSFYISRKLEAANVKISSIARGIPVGGELEYADEVTLGRSIITRTVYNQGGF
- the miaA gene encoding tRNA (adenosine(37)-N6)-dimethylallyltransferase MiaA, whose product is MKTPLLVVIAGPTAIGKTAVSIELARHYQSVILSADSRQFYREMEIGTAKPSENELAAVPHHFINSHTIHQVYDAASFAEEADRLVMQLFERHPVVFVVGGSGLYIKALCEGLDEMPEIPTSVREQLKEDFEANGLDVLLEELKVHDLEYYNQVDRHNHQRVIRALEVIRYTKQPFSSFRVAKGKSTVKPYRILKVGIEEDRDALYERIDQRMDVMIANGLFEEAHALYEHRQLNALQTVGYREIFGYLDGDYDKEEAIRLLKRNSRRYAKRQMTWFKKDEDFIWFTRDQVSEMIALIDENSNLVS
- a CDS encoding C40 family peptidase, encoding MNKYLLTLLGLLVLFSTTTQAQSKKKKKKLQEVNLVITTAQSYLGTPYQYGGTSSRGIDCSSLIQNSYSQAGYTVPRTSKDQSKYGKKVSLNRVKPGDVVFFKFKKKGDKWLHSGLITSTDSDKVYFIHASSSKGVVQSDLYADYYKSRIRTIRRVIK